A portion of the Marinobacter alexandrii genome contains these proteins:
- a CDS encoding TolC family protein: MIKQFFIVLLSIVGLVFQAQSQDTLTISQSELIEKILDNNLQVKVANKQIDMAKADYSQSNALFLPSVTASHTAMFTNNPLMAFGSKLNQEILTPTDFDPTLLNDPDRIDNYATDIQVQQPLLNLDGAYQRQAAKVQSEAYMLQAGRTREYIELEGSKAYMQLQLAYKVVAVLKKAKITADLGLSMMSDYYDEGLVQKTDVLAIQVRQREVENQLRQAKSNIQNASDYLSFLLGEESNGQVYKPASQITATIEDDVYVAEVPSFRKDLNAMRKKVEGYEKILKSNQMTSLPRINAFGSYQLYDNQPLSFGANGYLVGVRLSWNLFNGYKNIGKIHKAKAELEKAQIEKENYKNQSQMELNKTYRQLADAEAKVTLSKEVLNQSAEVYRIRKDRFGEGLEKMTDVLTSETQMFQKELEYQQAIFEYNFTKEYLRFLTR, encoded by the coding sequence ATGATAAAACAGTTTTTTATAGTGCTTTTGAGTATAGTTGGATTGGTCTTTCAGGCTCAAAGTCAAGATACCCTGACCATTTCCCAATCTGAATTAATAGAGAAAATACTCGATAACAACCTGCAAGTAAAAGTCGCAAACAAGCAAATTGATATGGCTAAAGCGGACTACAGCCAGTCGAACGCATTGTTTCTGCCATCTGTCACTGCTTCGCACACGGCGATGTTTACGAACAACCCACTGATGGCATTTGGTTCAAAACTTAATCAGGAGATATTAACTCCTACAGACTTTGACCCGACCTTATTAAATGATCCTGATCGGATTGATAATTATGCTACCGACATTCAGGTGCAGCAGCCATTGCTCAATCTTGATGGAGCATACCAACGACAAGCTGCTAAAGTTCAATCAGAAGCCTACATGTTACAGGCAGGTCGAACTAGGGAGTACATCGAATTGGAAGGAAGTAAAGCATACATGCAATTGCAATTGGCCTATAAAGTAGTTGCAGTACTAAAAAAGGCTAAGATTACTGCTGATTTGGGGCTAAGTATGATGTCTGACTATTACGATGAGGGTTTGGTGCAAAAGACCGATGTGCTTGCCATTCAGGTGAGGCAGAGAGAAGTTGAAAATCAACTGAGGCAAGCGAAAAGTAACATTCAAAATGCTTCAGATTACCTGAGTTTTTTACTTGGAGAAGAATCAAATGGACAAGTTTATAAGCCAGCAAGTCAGATCACTGCGACGATTGAAGATGACGTCTATGTAGCTGAGGTGCCATCCTTCAGGAAGGATCTCAATGCGATGCGCAAGAAAGTTGAGGGATATGAAAAGATCTTAAAATCTAACCAGATGACTTCTTTACCAAGGATCAACGCCTTTGGGAGTTATCAGCTATACGATAACCAACCTCTCAGTTTTGGAGCAAATGGATATCTGGTGGGGGTTAGACTGTCTTGGAATTTATTTAACGGATACAAGAACATCGGGAAAATTCACAAAGCAAAAGCCGAGCTTGAAAAAGCACAAATTGAAAAGGAGAATTATAAAAATCAAAGTCAGATGGAACTCAATAAAACATATCGTCAGCTTGCCGATGCTGAAGCAAAGGTGACTTTATCAAAAGAGGTACTCAATCAGTCTGCGGAAGTTTATAGAATAAGAAAGGACAGGTTTGGTGAAGGCCTTGAAAAAATGACAGATGTGCTCACCTCTGAAACCCAAATGTTTCAAAAAGAGCTTGAGTATCAGCAGGCAATATTCGAATACAATTTCACGAAAGAATATCTAAGATTTTTAACCAGATAA